Genomic DNA from Thermobifida alba:
GGCGAGGCCACCCGCGACGTCCTCACCACCGTGAACCCCACGCACGTGGGGATGGACCGCTTTCTGTGGTCTCGGCCGGGCGGTGACGCGCGTGAACCCCACGCACGTGGGGATGGACCGGTTCGCGCTGCCCGAATACGTGCTGGACTCCGGTGAACCCCACGCACGTGGGGATGGACCGCAGCCATTCCCCCGGAGACGCCGCACGCGGGTGTGAACCCCACGCACGTGGGGATGGACCGGCGGCGGTCGCGCGGGCTGCGGGCTGCCGCCCGGTGAACCCCACGCACGTGGGGATGGACCGACCACCACGGCTGTGAGTCTGGCTGCCGAGCTGTGAACCCCACGCACGTGGGGATGGACCGATTCCGGCCTGCGTGGCCGACAGCTTCATGCTGTGAACCCCACGCACGTGGGGATGGACCGGGGGTGAATCACCCCGACGCCAGTTCCCTGCGGTGAACCCCACGCACGTGGGGATGGACCGCCCCCACGTGTGGGCGCACGTGGGGGCTGACAGTGAACCCCACGCACGTGGGGATGGACCGGTTTTCCTGCTGCCATCTGGCGCGGGTTCGATGTGAACCCCACGCACGTGGGGATGGACCGACCCGCACCGGCCCCGGGGTGGGCGCCTACGTGTGAACCCCACGCACGTGGGGATGGACCGTCCGTGGGCCAGTTCGACGCCGCCAACCCGTCGTGAACCCCACGCACGTGGGGATGGACCGCCGTGGCCACGCCGCCCGCCCGTCGGGGGTGGCGTGAACCCCACGCACGTGGGGATGGACCGCACGTGGTTTTTCCTGTTCCTGCCCGCGTGGGGTGAACCCCACGCACGTGGGGATGGACCGGCCAAGAAGCGGACGGCTCAGACTCCGGGAGAGTGAACCCCACGCACGTGGGGATGGACCGGTGTTGCCTCTGTGGAGGACTGTCGACAGGTCGTGAACCCCACGCACGTGGGGATGGACCGAAGGAGCCCGCGTGAAGATCCGCATGGACGGCGTGAACCCCACGCACGTGGGGATGGACCTCCCCACAGCGGCCCGACCGCAACGGGGTGCGCGTGAACCCCACGCACGTGGGGATGGACCGCCGACCGAGGCCAGATCGCGAAAGCCCGGTTCGTGAACCCCACGCACGTGGGGATGGACCGGCCAACAAGGAGGCGGCGCGGCGGCGCGCCTGGTGAACCCCACGCACGTGGGGATGGACCGCAGTACGACCGGCTCCGCCTGGCCGCCCAGCGGTGAACCCCACGCACGTGGGGATGGACCCTGCTCCGCACCGCCAGGTCGACGTCCGGACGTGCCCGAGCCCCACGAGTTGAGGGTGGGCAGCCAGTGGCGGGTGGTGCCGTCGGCGTGCGTAGTCAGCAGAGATGCGGCGTCGGGCACGGTGAGTGCCGCGGGCCCGCGTCTCCTGGAACGGTCACGGGGCGGTGCCCCTTTCTCCAGCGGGCGGACAGGGCGGCGGCCCGCACCGGGGTCAGGGGTGCGGGCCGCCGGGGTCCGGTGGTCGATGAGGGTCCCGGCCCGCCCCGGGCGGGGTTGGGGCGGGCCGGGGGTCGGGTCAGGCGCAGGGCTCGCCGTTGAGGGTGAACTCGCTGGGAGCGGTGCCCGGGGCGGTGGAGCCGATGAAGCCGAAGCTCGCGGTCCCGCCGGGGGCGATGGTGCCGTTCCAGCCGGCGTCGCGGGCGGTCACGTCCGCTCCGGTCTGGGTGACCTCGGCGTTCCACGCCTGCGCGATCTGCTGGCTGCCGGGGAAGGACCACGTCAGTTCCCAGCCGCTGATCGTGCTGTCACCGGTGTTGGTGATCGTCACCTCGCTCTGGAAGCCGTTGCCCCACTCGTTGGCGACGCGGTAGGAGACCTCGCAGGAGGCGCCGTCGCCGGGCGGGTCCGTGGGCTCCGTCGGCGGGTCGGTCGGCTCCTCAGTGGGCGGATCCGTGGGCTCCGTCGGCGGGTCCGTCGGGTCCTCGGTCGGCGGGTCCGTGGGCTCGGTGGGCGGGTCGGTCAGGTCGCCGACGACCACGCCGCGGCCGTTGGTGCCGATGTAGACGCGGCCGTAGACCTCGGGGTCGCCGGTGATGGCCGCGCCGGTCCACGCCCACTGGTGCTGGTCGTCGTTGATGCGCGTCCAGGTCTGCCCGGCGTCGTCGGAGCGGAAGATGCCGCGCACCCCGTTGATCTTCGACGAGGTGTAGACCGCCGGGTAGCTCCTGCCGGGAGCGGGCTTGCCGAAGCCGACCACGTCGCCCTCGTCCACCTCGCCGAAGCGGGTGAAGGTGGCCCCGGAGTCGGTGGAGCGCCACAGGCCGTAGGTGCTGTTGGCCTCGCCGCCCGCCAGCCAGACGTCGCCCTCGTGGCCGGGCACCGCCGCGAAGCGGATGTTGCCCTGCGTGGGCAGGCCGGTGGCCGCGGACTTGGTGAACGTTGCGCCGCCGTCGGTGCTGGTGTAGAACGCGCCGTCGGCGAAGGCGTAGAACTTGTCCGGGTTGACCCGGTCGGCCTCCACGCGCGCCCCCGCGGGAACCCCCGTCGACGCGGTCCACGACGAGCCCAGCGTGGTGGAGTGGTGCACGCCCGTGCCGTCGGGGCTCCACACGATGCGCGAACCGTCGGCGTTGACCGCCACGGTGCCCGCCCCGGTGACGCCGGGCGGCTCCTGGCCCGCCCACCAGCTGGACCCGCCGCTGGTGGAGATGCCGATGTGGGAGTCGACCTCGCCGTCGACGGCCTCGCCGACGCGGGCCATGACGTTCGGGCTCAGTTCCGCGAAGTCGATGCTGCGGGTGTTGCCGTGGAAGGGCGCGTCGAACATCGCGTCGGGGACGACGTCGATGTCCTCGTGCACGAACCCGCCGATGTCGCCCAGCGCGGAGACCAGTTCGGTGGCGCCGGGCGGGGCGATGAGGTCCTGCACGGCGGTCTCCTCGATGCCCTGGGCGCGGACCCTGATGTCGACGGTGCCGCCGGAGTCCCAGTCGGTGAGGTTGTCGCTGCCGTAGATGGTGGCCCCGGTGCCGTACATCATGCGGTCGGAGTCGAACGGGTCGATCTCGAAGGCCTGCGTCATCCAGCCGAGCTTGGGGCTGACCTCGGGCGGGTTGTCCTGGTTGTTGAAGTGCAGCCAGGGTGCCCCGGAGATGTCGTGGTCGTAGCGCAGGGTCCGGTCGGGGTAGCCGCTGAACTCCCAGATGCGGCTCCAGGTGGCGCCGCGGTCGGTGGAGCGCCACACCTGGATGTCGGGCCACCACAGGATTTGGCTGACCACCATGATCGTGTCGGGGTTCTGCCGGTCGATGGTCAGGCCGCTGAAGCCGTACTCGAAGCCGTCGGGGTCGGCGGGGGTGATGTCGGTCCAGGCGCCGGTGGCGGCGTCGTAGCGCCACACCTCTCCGTCGGAGCCGTCGTAGGGGCCTCCGGTGTCGCTGGTGGCGATGTAGAGCAGCCCGTTGACGTGGTCGAACACGCCCTTCTGCGCCAGGAAGCCGGTGGGCTGGCCGGGGATGCGCTCCCAGGTGGCGCCGCCGTCGGTGGAGCGGTAGACGGTGTTGTCCTTGTCGGCGACCCCGACGTAGATGTCCTGGGTGACCTGGCCGGGGGAGGCGCTGGAGGGGTCGAAGGTCACCCACACCACGCCCTGGTTGTCGCCCTGGTAGCCGCCGACGTCGGAGGGGTCGGCGGCGTAGTTGCCCGGGTTGGGGAAGTTGGTGACCTCGTTCCAGGTCGCGCCGTGGTCGGTGCTCTTCCACAGGCCGTGGCCGCTGGGCGCGCCGAAGTACAGCACGCTGTTGTCGTTGGGGTCGACGGCCAGCCGTTCGCCCATGCCGCGGCCGGGCATGTTGCCGCCCAGTTTGAACGGCAGTTCGGTGGTCTGCCAGGTCCGCCCGCGGTCGGTGGAGCGTTTGATCGCGCCGTTGTTGGGGTCCCAGTCGTTGGTGTAGGTGCCCACGGCCGCGTACACCCGGTCGGTGTCGACCGGGTCGGTGGCGATGCTGACGACGCCGCTGTGGCCCCAGTCGTCCCAGCCGACGTGGTCCAGCAGCGGGATCCACCGCTCGGTGTCGGGGTTCCAGCGGTAGGCGCCGCCGATGTCGGTGCGCGCGTAGATGAGGTCGGGTTCGCTCTGGTTGAAGACGATGCCGGGGACGAAGCCGCCGCCGACGATCTCGACGTTGCCCCAGGTGTAGCCGGTGTCCGCGACGGCCGGGGCGGCTGCGGAGTGGACCGCGCCGAGCGCGGCCACGGTGGCCGCCGTCGCGACGCAGGCCAGCGCGCGGGCCAGGACGCCGCGTCTGCCCGGGGAAGCGGGCGAGGATGGTGGTGACAGGTGGTCGGTCGTTGTCACGTCATGCTCCTGATGTGGGGGTGGAGCCTGCCCGGGACGGTCCCGGGCCCGGGGTTGGGGCCCCTCAGCGGTGCAGTTCCACGTGCTCGGGCGGGGTGAGCCCGTGGACGGGAACGATCTCGACACCGGTGACGGGGGCCGGGCCGTCCACGGTGACGCGCAGGGTGTCGCCTTCGCGGACGGCGGTGACGACGGTGTCGCCGTCGACGTCGGTGAGGACGGTGCGCCGTCCCTGACCGCCCCAGCTGACCAGGGTGATCGAGGAGAACGGGCCGTCGGCAACGGTGGTGGCCGCCTCCGCCACCGGGATGAGCGCGCCCAGGCGCACGAACAGCGGGAAGCGGTCGAGCGGGCTGTGCAGCCGCACCGAGCGGCCGCCGTCGTGGACGCGTCCGCTCCAGTAATCCACCCAGCGGCCGGGCGGCAGGTAGACGTCGCGCACGCCCTCGGGGCCGCAGACGGGCGCCACCAGCAGGTCGGGGCCGAGCAGGTACTCCAGTTCGGCCTGCCAGGACAGCGGGTCGTCGGGGTGGTCGACGCACAGTGCGCGCATCAGCGGGGTGCCGGTGCGCGCCGAGACCGCGGCCGCCGAGTACAGGTAGGGCATGAGCCGGTAGCGCAGCAGCAGCGCCTGCCTGGCCGCCTCCTCCGCCTCGGGGGCGAAGCGCCAGGGCTCGCGGGTGGTGGTGCCGTGGAAGCGCACCAGCGGGGAGAACGCGCCGAACTGGGCCCAGCGCGCGTACAGCACGGTGTCGGGGGTGCCGTTGAACCCCCCGGCGTCGTGGCTCCAGAACGGCACGCCGCTGAGTCCGTGGCTGAGGCCGCCGCGCAGGGTGGCGGCCATGGCGGGGAAGCTGCACTGGCTGTCGCCGCTCCACTGGGCGGAGTGGCGCTGCCCGCCCAGGTAGGAGGAGCGCGCCCAGACCAGGTCGTGGCCCCTGACCTCGCGGGTGGTCTCGGCGACGACGTCGTTGAACAGCAGCGTGTAGACGTTATGCAGCTCGGTTCCGGTCATGCCGTTGGCGGCCACCGCGTCGGCGGGCACGCCCTCGCCGAAGTCGGTCTTGAACACCGCCACGCCCTGCTGGAGCAGGGGGCGCAGCCGGGAGGCGTACCATTCGGCGGCCTCGGGGTTGGTGAAGTCGACGATGCCCACGGGCGGGTGGGAGCCGTGCCAGGCGTCGGCGAGGTAGACCTCTCCGGAGCTGCGGCGCAGGAAGTAGCCGCGTTCGACGGCGTGCGTATAGTGCGGGCTGAGGTGCGAGATGTAGGGGTTGATCCACAGGCAGACGCGGAAGCCCAGCTCGGCGAGGTCAGCCAGCATCTGTTCGGGGTCGGGGAAGGCCTCGCGGTCCCAGTCCAGGTCCGACCAGTGCCCCTCGGCCTGCCAGTAGCAGTCCAGGTGCAGCACGTCGCAGGGGATGCCGCGCTCGCGGATGGTGCGGGCGCGTTCCATGACGCGCTGCTGGGTGTCGTGGATGAACCCGGAGGAGATCCAGGCGCCCAGCGCCCACTTGGGCGGCAGGGAGGGGCGGCAGGTGAGGGTGGTGAACCGGTCCAAGACCTCGCGGGGGCCGGGGCCCGCGATGACGTGGTAGTCGAGCACGTCGTCGGGGACGACCAGCTGCACGCAGCTGTGCGTGGACTGGCCCATGTCGAACTCGGCGGGGCTGCCGGTGTCCAGCAGCAGGCCGTAGCCGCGGCTGGACACGTACAGCGGCACGTTCTTGTAGGCGCGGTCGGACTCGGCGCCGAAGGCGTCGAAGTTCCACATGCGCACCCGTCGTCCGCGCAGGTCGAAGGGGGTGAAGCGTTCACCGAGCCCGCCGAGGCGCTCGTCCGCGGCCAGCGCGAGGGACTCGTGGTAGGCGGTGGTGCCCTCGACGGTGCTGCGACCGAACGGCAGGGTGCGGCAGCGTCCGCTGATGTCGACGTGGCCGCGGTCCTGTTCGGTGAGCAGGCGGCCGGAGTCGTCGAGGAAGCGCAGGTGCCAGGGGTCGAGGCTGAGGTGGGCGCGCAGTGGGCCGCTGGCCACGACGACGTGGTCGTCGGCGACGGTGACCTGGGCGGTGGCGTCGGGGTCGGGGTGGACCAGGGTGATGGCGCGTGCGGCGCGGGTGGTGGCGTCGGGGCGGGCGCCGAGGCGGACGCGGAGGACGCCGGCGGCGGAGGCGGTGATGCTGGCGGTGAGGGTCTCGCCCGTGGCGGTGGCGGCCTTGAGTTCGATCCCCCGGTCGGTGACCTCGACGAGGTCGGCCCGGGTGACGGCGGCGGGGCCTGCATCGCCGGGGCGGGGGACGGGCAGCGCCGGGGGGTCGGCGACGAAGCGCTCGTGGGGGACCATGGGAGGCCGGTAGAGCATGACGGCTCCTTGCGGGGGCGCGGACGACACTCCCGATTAGTTTGGCTTCCAAACGAACAAAAATCAACGTTCCGTACAAAAGAGAACACGCGCCGGCGTGCGGGGCTGGTGGGACAGGCGGGGGCGCCGGGGGTGCGGCCCCGGCCCTGCCTCAGGCGCGACGGTGGAACGGCGCGATCACCTCGCGGACCCGCTCCGCCGGCGACCGGTCGGGATAGTCGTGGGCGATCAGGCACAGCAGCTGCCGCAGGTACAGCACGGGCAGCCGCTCCCGCCAGCCCGGCTCGGGCCGGGCGGCCTCGACGTAGGCGTCGAAGAAGCGGGCGGACTCGGGCGGGCGGTGGGTGCACCACAGCATGCTGAGGTCGGTCTCCGGCCAGTTGTAGGAGACCGCCGGGTCGACGAGCACCGGCTCGCCGTCCACTCCGGCGATGATGTTGCTGGTCCACAGGTCGCCGTGGGTCAGGGACGCGGGGACGGCGGGGACGATCTCGGGAAGCCGCTCGCACAGCCGCTCCAGCGCGCGGCGCTCGGCGTGGTCGAAGGCGGCGGCCACCTGCGGTTCGTCCAGCCAGCGCAGGATGCGGCACCGGGCGTAGAACTCGTGGCCGTCGGTGTGCCACTCGTTGTACTGGCGTTTCCGTCCCAGCCAGCCGTCGCGGTGCCAGCCGAAGCGGTCGTGGACCGTGGTGGTGTGCAGGGCGGCCACGGCGTGCCCGAGCCGCTCCCAGAAGCCGGGGGTGTCGGGGCGGGGGCGCAGCGCCCGGAGCACCAGTATCTCGGGGGTGACCAGCAGCACCTCGGGGGTGGCGACGCCGCCGAGGTCGCGCAGCGCCGCCAGCCCCTCGGCCTCGACGGGGAACAGGTCGTCCCCGGGGGCCTCGGCCAGGGTCTTGACGAAGACCCGGGAGCCGTCGGACAGCTCGGCGATGCGCGCGACGGCGGCCACACCGCCCTCGACCGGCCGCAGGGAGGCCACTCCGTCCAGGCCCGCCGCGGCCAGGCGGCGCCGCAGCAGGGCGTCGACGTCGCGGTCGGGCTGGGGGGACCGTCCGGTCATGCAGACCACTCCGTTCCTGTTCCGCACAAGGGCGTCTCCGAACTTTCGATGACGGTGTGCCCCGTGCAGCGGAACGGGCACCGGAACGTGCGGCAGCAGAGGAATCGCAGCCACCGCCGGACAACCGACTCGCGCCCCTCCCGGCCCGGGGCTGACTCCCCGGAAACGACCACGAAGGCGCCGGGGGCGCGTTCCCCGTTCACGGTCGCGGGGTGAGCGGTGCGGCCACCTCCCCGGTCCTGCCCGGTGCCAGTCCCACCGCACGCGCCGTGCCGTCGGGCAGGCCGACGCGCACGCGCACGGGCTCGCGCGCGCTCAGCCGGGCCCGCATCCGCCCGTCCGCCCACTCCAGGTGCTCCACGACGACGCCGCCGCGCCCGCACAACCCGTGCGCCTCCCCCTCGGGCCAGGCTGCGGGCAGCGCCGGCAGCAGGTCGACGCCGCCCTCCCGGGACCGCAGCAGCATGGCCGCCACCACCGCCGGGAACCCGCCGCACAGGTCGGTGTTGAACAGCGCGCCCCGGTTGTGGGTGGAGACCAGGGTGGGCCTCCAGTAGCGGGTGGCCATGAGCTCCAGCGTCTCGTGGGCCTCGCCCGCCAGTCCCAGGTGGGCCGCTGCCAGGCCCAGCTGGACCAGTCCGAACGCCATCTCGTCGGACTCGGCCGAACGCCACCAGGCCAGGCGGGCGCGCACGGCGCGCACCGCGGCGGCGCGCAGCCGGGGGTCGGCGAAGGCCGGATCGCCCTCGTACCAGAACGGGAACAGGTGGGAGGCGTGGCGGTGGGCGTGGCGGTCGGTCTGCGCCAGCCCCCCGGCGCCGCTGGCCCACTCGGCCAGTTCCCCGGCGGGTGAGACGCGGTAGCCGGGCAGTCGCGCGCCCAGCGCCGCCCAGCGCCGCGCCCCGGGCAGGCCGAGCACGCGGTGGGCGCGCAGCAGGTTGCGGACCAGGTCGCGGACGGCGGCGACGTCCATGGTGGCGTTGGCGCAGGCCTGGGAGTCGGAGTCGGCGGGGGTGTTCTCCGGCGAGTAGGAGGGGACGAAGCCGTCGTCGGTGAGGAAGTCCTCGTAGAACTCCGCGGCGGCGCGCAGGAACGGCAGCGCCCGCTCCCGCAGGAAACCGGTGTCGCGGGTGTGGCTGTAGTGGTCCCAGTACAGGCGGGCCAGCCAGGCCGCGCCCGCGGTCCACAGGGTCAGGCACCAGGTGGGGCCGAAGTGGTTGTGGCGGCCGTGGGTGGACACGTGCGCGGGCACCAGCACGCCGCGGCAGCCGTAGAGGCGGCGGGCGTTGTCGGTGAAGTCGTCGACGAGGGACTCCACCAGGTCGAACACCGGCAGCATCAGCTCCGGCGCGCCCAGCGGGTGCAGGGCGGCCACCGCGGAGGCGAGGTTGCCGTCGAGGGTGTAGCCGGAGCTCCACGGCGGCGAGTGGGTGCCGCTCCACACGCCCTGCAGGGTGGGCGGCCGTTCCCCGGTGGCGCACACGACGGCGTAGTGGCCGGCCTGCACGAGGCGTTCGGTGAGGTGCGGGCTCGGGCCCGCGGCGAGCAGTTCCTCTCCTGTGGCGGGGGGCCGGGCGGCCTGCCCGGCGGGGGTCAGGCGGATGCGGGCGCGTCCCACCAGGTCGGCGTGGCGGGGGGTGTGGCGGTCCAGTAGCGCGGCGAAGTCGGGGTCCAGCGCGTCCAGGGCGGCCCCGAATCCGTCCGGGCCGCGGCTCGGGGCGGGGGTGGTGCGGGCCAGGACCAGCACGTGTTCCGCGCCGCTGATGCGCAGCCGTCCTGGGCCCCGCTGCTCCACCCGTGCGCCGGGGGCGGTGATCCGGCAGGTCAGCGTGTAGCCGCTGGGGGTGGTGGGCCAGGGGCGCGGGAAGGCGGTGCGCAGGGCCAGCGTGTCGCCGTCGGCGGTCAGGACGGTGTCGGCGGGGGTGGGCGGGGTGCCGGGGATCGGTCCGAGTCCGAGGGTGCCGTCAACGCCGTCGGCGGCGCTGAGGCGCAGTACCACGACGTCGTCGGCGCGGGAGACGAAGACCTCGCTGCGCAGCCCGCAGGGCAGTTCCTCGCGCACCACGGCGCTGCCGTGGTCGCAGTGGCGGACCAGGGAGCCCCAGGCGGGGGCGGCGGGGGTGAAGGTGAGGGTGCCCGCGCCGGTGAGCGGGTCGATCCAGCGGGTGCGGGCGTATCCGGGGTGCTGGGCGCGGGCCAGTTCCACGACGCGTTCGGCGGCGGCCTGCGGGGCGCCCGAGCGCAGCAGGGCGCGCAGCTGTGCCAGGGCGGGGGCGGTGTGCGGGGCGGGCAGCGGCTCCTCCAGCGGCCAGAACAGCCGTTCGTGGCTGAGGGTGAGGCGCACCTGGGTCTGCACGGAGTGCGCCAGGACGCCCTGGCGGCCGTTGCCGGTGACGAGGCCCTCCTCCCAGTCGGCGGCGGGCAGGCGGGTGGTGACCCCGTGGGGGGCGGGTCGGGTCATGGCTGCTCCCTTGTGCCGGGCGTCGGGACCGGATAGTTAGTTTGTTTAGTAGCCAAAATAAGGAGGACGGGTATGCCCGGTCCAGCGTCCCTGTGGTTCGGCGGCGACTACAACCCCGACCAGTGGCCCGAACCGGTCTGGCAGGAGGACATGCGGCTCATGCGGCGCGCCGGGGTCACCCTGGCCACCGTGGGCGTGTTCTCCTGGAGCCTGCTGGAACCGGAGGAGGGCCGCTACGACTTCGGCTGGCTGGACCGCGTCCTGGACCTGCTGCACGACAACGGGATCGGCGCCGCCCTGGCCACCCCCACCGCCTCCCCGCCGCCCTGGTTCACCCTGGCCCACCCCGACGCCATGCCGGTGACCGCGCAGGGGGTGCGGCTGACCCACGGCAGCCGCGACACCTACGACGTGTGCGCCCCCGCCTACCGGGAGGCGTCCCTGCGGATCACCCGCGCCCTCGCCGAACGCTACGCCCGCCATCCCGCCCTGCGGCTGTGGCGGGTCCACAACGAGTACGGCACCCACACCCACGGCGAGCACGCCGCCCGCGCCTTCCGCGCCTGGCTGCGCGAACGCCACGGCAGCCTGGATGCGCTCAACGACGCCTGGACCACCGCCTTCTGGGGCCAGCGCTACTCGGCCTGGGAGCAGGTCCAGCCGCCCCGCGCCACCCAGTACCTGCCCAACCCCGGCCACCTGCTGGACTTCCGCCGCTTCCTCGCCGAGGCGATGCGCGGCCACTACCGGGCCCTGCGCGCCGTGCTGCGCGCCGCCGCTCCCGACGTGCCCGTCACCACCAACTTCGCGTTCGGCTCCTGGGTGCCGGTCGACCCGTGGCGGTGGGCTCCGGACACCGACCTGGTGGCCGTCGACGTCTACCCCGACAGCACCGGACTCGACGCCGCCCACCAGCACGCCTTCGCCGCCGACCTGGCCCGCTCCTGGGGCGGGGGGCGCCCCTGGCTGCTGATGGAGCAGGCCACCGGCCACCTCGGCCCGCGCACCCGCCCCAAGGCCCCCGGCGAGGTCCTCCGGCACAGCCTCACCCACGTGGCGCGCGGCTCCCGGGGGGCGATGTTCTTCCAGTGGCGGGCCTCCGCGGGCGGCGCCGAGCAGTGGCATCCGGCGATGCTGCCGCACTCGGGGACCGACTCCCCGGTCTTCGCCGAGGTGTGCGAACTGGGGGCGCTGCTGGGCCGCCTGGCCGACGTGGGCGGGGCCCGGGTGGCCGAGGACGCGGCCGTGCTGTGGGACCCGGAGTGCTGGTGGGCGCTGCAGTCGCCCTCCCTGCCCTCCCCCGACCTGGACTACCTCGCCGCGGTCCGCCAGGTCCACCGGGTGCTGTGGCGCCAGGGCCGCACCACCGCCTTCGCCTCCCCGCGCGCGCCGCTGCCCGACCTGCCGCTGCTGGTGGCGCCCATGCTGTACCTGGCCTCGCAGCAGACCGCGCGGGCCCTGGCCGACTACGTCGCGCGCGGCGGCACCCTGGTGGCCACCTATCTCAGCGGCACCGCCGACGAGCACGCGCGGGTGCACCGCGGGGGCTGTCCGGGGGCGCTGCGCGACCTGCTGGGGGTGCGCGTCCTGCAGCACCACCCGCTGGACCCGCGCGAGGAGCGGGTGGGGGTGCGCGGCGCCGACGGCTCCGACTGGGGGTGCGCCCGGTCCTGGAGCGAGTACCTCGACGTGGTCGACGCCCGTGTTGAGGCGCGCTACGCGGACGGTCCGCTGGCCGGCCGCGCGGCCGTGACCCGCACCGGGCGGGGCGCGGGACAGGTCTGGTACGTCTCCTGCGATCTGGGAGACGACGCCCTGGGGAAGGTCCTGTCCCGCGCCTGCCCGCCCGCGCGCACCACCCCTCCCCCCGACGTGGAGGTGGTACGTCGGCACACCCGGGAGGAGACCTGGGTGTTCGTGCTCAACCACGGCGGTCGGCCGGTGCCCGCGGCCGCTGTGGACCTGCCCGGCAACGGCCAGGACGTGCTCTCCGGCGTCGACGCCGCGGCGCTGACCGTGCCCCCCGGAGGGGTTGCCGTGTTCCGGGGGGCGCGTCGGCCGTGACCGGGAGGGGAAGGTCACGGCCGACGCTCTCCCCCGCCTGGTCCCGGGGAGGGGAACGGAGCCAGGCGGGGGGATCTGGACGGCCCGGCCCTCACGCCCGGACGGTGACGGGTCGGCGCGGTCGGGAGGAGGAGGAACCGCGGCCGACCCGTCTCCGCCCTGCCCGGCCCGGGAGGAAAGGCCGGGGCTTCGGCGGGGAGCACCGAGGGGTCGGGTCCGTCACAGCCGTCCGTGTGCCGCGTCGGCCGCGGCCGTGGCGGCCACGGCCGACGCTCCCCCGTGCCCGGGAGGGGGTCCGGGGCTGCGGGAGGGACCACGGACGGTCCGGCCCGTCACGTCGAGGGGGTGACGCGACGGCCCCCGGCCTCAGGAGGGGGACTGAGGCCGGTAGGTGCAGAAGTCGAAGTCGGCGGGCAGTCCCGCCCCCGTCATGTCGTGCGACCACAGTCCGAGGAAGGCCCCGGTGAAGCCCCACATGATGGGCTCGTTGCCGAAGCGCTCCTCGGCGTACTCGTCGGACAGGATGCTCATGTCCAGCCGCACGCCCAGGTCGGCCCAGGTGCTGCCGTCGGAGGAGACGGCGAAGCGCAGGTTGTTCCGGTCGATCTCGGCGCGCAGGAACACCCGCGGCCAGCCGGTGACGCTGACGCGCCGCCCCACCTCGCTGATGCGGCCCCGGTCGCTGGTGAGCACGCCCGCGAACACCCCGCCGCGGTCGTCGCGGTTGACCCGCAGGTAGTGCCACTGGCGGGTGTTGTAGTAGGCGGTGATCCCGGCCATCTGCCGGAAGTCCTGCGGGTCGTACTCCAGGCAGGCCTCGAACACGCAGGCGTGGTGCTGCAGCCGGCGCGCCACCATGCTGGGCCCGTGCAGTCCCGACGGCGAGGAGCCGCCGCGGATCCGCAGGTAGCCGGGGCGCTCCGTGAGCGACGCCCAGGAGGGGTCGAAGTGGCGGCGCAGCGTGCTCCACTC
This window encodes:
- a CDS encoding glycosyl hydrolase family 95 catalytic domain-containing protein; the encoded protein is MTRPAPHGVTTRLPAADWEEGLVTGNGRQGVLAHSVQTQVRLTLSHERLFWPLEEPLPAPHTAPALAQLRALLRSGAPQAAAERVVELARAQHPGYARTRWIDPLTGAGTLTFTPAAPAWGSLVRHCDHGSAVVREELPCGLRSEVFVSRADDVVVLRLSAADGVDGTLGLGPIPGTPPTPADTVLTADGDTLALRTAFPRPWPTTPSGYTLTCRITAPGARVEQRGPGRLRISGAEHVLVLARTTPAPSRGPDGFGAALDALDPDFAALLDRHTPRHADLVGRARIRLTPAGQAARPPATGEELLAAGPSPHLTERLVQAGHYAVVCATGERPPTLQGVWSGTHSPPWSSGYTLDGNLASAVAALHPLGAPELMLPVFDLVESLVDDFTDNARRLYGCRGVLVPAHVSTHGRHNHFGPTWCLTLWTAGAAWLARLYWDHYSHTRDTGFLRERALPFLRAAAEFYEDFLTDDGFVPSYSPENTPADSDSQACANATMDVAAVRDLVRNLLRAHRVLGLPGARRWAALGARLPGYRVSPAGELAEWASGAGGLAQTDRHAHRHASHLFPFWYEGDPAFADPRLRAAAVRAVRARLAWWRSAESDEMAFGLVQLGLAAAHLGLAGEAHETLELMATRYWRPTLVSTHNRGALFNTDLCGGFPAVVAAMLLRSREGGVDLLPALPAAWPEGEAHGLCGRGGVVVEHLEWADGRMRARLSAREPVRVRVGLPDGTARAVGLAPGRTGEVAAPLTPRP
- a CDS encoding beta-galactosidase; translation: MPGPASLWFGGDYNPDQWPEPVWQEDMRLMRRAGVTLATVGVFSWSLLEPEEGRYDFGWLDRVLDLLHDNGIGAALATPTASPPPWFTLAHPDAMPVTAQGVRLTHGSRDTYDVCAPAYREASLRITRALAERYARHPALRLWRVHNEYGTHTHGEHAARAFRAWLRERHGSLDALNDAWTTAFWGQRYSAWEQVQPPRATQYLPNPGHLLDFRRFLAEAMRGHYRALRAVLRAAAPDVPVTTNFAFGSWVPVDPWRWAPDTDLVAVDVYPDSTGLDAAHQHAFAADLARSWGGGRPWLLMEQATGHLGPRTRPKAPGEVLRHSLTHVARGSRGAMFFQWRASAGGAEQWHPAMLPHSGTDSPVFAEVCELGALLGRLADVGGARVAEDAAVLWDPECWWALQSPSLPSPDLDYLAAVRQVHRVLWRQGRTTAFASPRAPLPDLPLLVAPMLYLASQQTARALADYVARGGTLVATYLSGTADEHARVHRGGCPGALRDLLGVRVLQHHPLDPREERVGVRGADGSDWGCARSWSEYLDVVDARVEARYADGPLAGRAAVTRTGRGAGQVWYVSCDLGDDALGKVLSRACPPARTTPPPDVEVVRRHTREETWVFVLNHGGRPVPAAAVDLPGNGQDVLSGVDAAALTVPPGGVAVFRGARRP